The segment GCGGCTCAACCTCGATGGTGATGGCCTGCGCGGGACAGATCGCCTCGCAAAGTTTGCACGCAATGCAACGCTCTTCCCCGTTGGGATAGCGACGCAGCGCATGTTCGCCACGGAAACGCGGGCTCAGCGGACCCTTTTCATACGGATAGTTCAGCGTCACCTTCGGCTTGAACATGTATTTCAGGGTGAGCGCCATGCCGGAAACGAGTTCCACCAGCAGGAAGCTCCGGGCCGTCCGATCAATAAATGACATCGTTTACCTCTCTCTTTCCGATGCGCGGCGATCAGGCCGGGACCTTGTCAAAAGCAACCAGGAACGTGGCGACCAGCATGACCCAGGCAAATGACAGCGGCAGGAAGACTTTCCAACCCAGACGCATCAGTTGGTCATAGCGGTAACGCGGGAATGTCGCACGCACCCAGAGGAATATGAACAGAACGAAGCAAATCTTCAGGATGAACCAGATC is part of the Thalassospira lucentensis genome and harbors:
- the nuoI gene encoding NADH-quinone oxidoreductase subunit NuoI, which produces MSFIDRTARSFLLVELVSGMALTLKYMFKPKVTLNYPYEKGPLSPRFRGEHALRRYPNGEERCIACKLCEAICPAQAITIEVEPRTDGSRRTTRYDIDMTKCIYCGFCEEACPVDAIVEGPNFEFATENREELLYDKDKLLENGERWEAELAARLEADAPYR